A single Cellulomonas sp. SLBN-39 DNA region contains:
- the rimI gene encoding ribosomal protein S18-alanine N-acetyltransferase: MSQPFPAPSARAADDVEVRPLTAADLPALERMEAELFGPAAWSTQSLADEIVGPGRTYVGAAVGDGRLVGYAGLWFDGYDAQVMTVGTDSAYQGRGIARRMLTVLLDHARTVGADAVLLEVRVDNDPAMHLYDTLGFVRLGRRRAYYQPGDVDAWTMRLDLRAPTPAATTG, translated from the coding sequence GTGAGCCAGCCCTTCCCGGCGCCGTCCGCTCGTGCGGCCGACGACGTCGAGGTCCGGCCGCTGACCGCCGCCGACCTCCCGGCCCTCGAGCGCATGGAGGCCGAGCTGTTCGGCCCGGCCGCGTGGTCGACGCAGTCGCTCGCCGACGAGATCGTCGGGCCGGGGCGCACGTACGTGGGCGCCGCGGTCGGCGACGGTCGACTCGTCGGCTACGCGGGGCTGTGGTTCGACGGGTACGACGCGCAGGTCATGACGGTCGGCACGGACAGCGCCTACCAGGGCCGCGGGATCGCCCGGCGGATGCTCACGGTGCTGCTCGACCACGCCCGGACCGTCGGTGCGGACGCGGTGCTGCTCGAGGTCCGCGTCGACAACGACCCCGCGATGCACCTGTACGACACGCTCGGCTTCGTGCGGCTCGGCCGGCGCCGGGCCTACTACCAGCCGGGTGACGTCGACGCCTGGACGATGCGCCTGGACCTGCGGGCGCCGACGCCGGCGGCGACCACGGGGTGA
- the coaA gene encoding type I pantothenate kinase, producing the protein MVHNRRVPTSTPTVAPSTPYVDLDREAWTRLSASTPLPLTDADVEHLRGLGDPIDLAEVDAIYRPLSRLLNLYIGATQGLHQASSTFLREDVGRTPFVIGVAGSVAVGKSTTARILRELIARWPDTPRVELVTTDGFLHPNAELERRGLLQRKGFPESYDRRALLRFVSKVKAGRPEVAVPVYDHLTYDIVPDAQVVVRQPDVLIVEGLNVLQPARPTPEGTSNLAVSDFFDFSIYVDARTPDVKQWYVDRFLSLRATAFARPTSYFHRYAALNDDEAVARAESIWDSINAPNLEQNILPTRSRATLVLRKGPDHAVQRVRLRKL; encoded by the coding sequence ATGGTCCACAATCGACGGGTGCCGACGTCGACCCCCACCGTCGCCCCCTCGACGCCCTACGTCGACCTCGACAGGGAGGCCTGGACCCGGTTGTCGGCGTCCACCCCCCTGCCGCTGACCGACGCGGACGTCGAGCACCTGCGCGGGCTCGGCGACCCGATCGACCTGGCCGAGGTGGACGCGATCTACCGACCGCTGTCGCGCCTGCTGAACCTCTACATCGGGGCGACGCAGGGCCTGCACCAGGCGTCGAGCACGTTCCTGCGCGAGGACGTGGGCCGCACGCCCTTCGTCATCGGGGTGGCCGGGTCCGTCGCGGTCGGCAAGTCCACGACGGCGCGGATCCTGCGCGAGCTCATCGCCCGGTGGCCGGACACGCCCCGGGTCGAGCTCGTGACGACGGACGGCTTCCTGCACCCCAACGCCGAGCTGGAGCGCCGCGGCCTGCTGCAGCGCAAGGGGTTCCCCGAGTCCTACGACCGGCGGGCGCTGCTGCGGTTCGTCTCCAAGGTCAAGGCCGGGCGCCCGGAGGTCGCGGTGCCCGTGTACGACCACCTGACGTACGACATCGTCCCGGACGCCCAGGTGGTGGTCCGCCAGCCCGACGTCCTCATCGTCGAGGGCCTGAACGTGCTGCAGCCGGCCCGTCCCACGCCCGAGGGCACGTCGAACCTGGCGGTCAGCGACTTCTTCGACTTCTCCATCTACGTCGACGCGCGCACACCCGACGTGAAGCAGTGGTACGTCGACCGGTTCCTGTCGCTGCGCGCGACGGCGTTCGCCCGGCCTACGTCGTACTTCCACCGCTACGCGGCGCTGAACGACGACGAGGCGGTCGCCCGGGCCGAGAGCATCTGGGACTCGATCAACGCGCCCAACCTCGAGCAGAACATCCTGCCGACCCGCAGCCGGGCCACGCTCGTGCTGCGCAAGGGACCGGACCACGCCGTGCAGCGGGTCCGCCTGCGCAAGCTCTGA
- the tsaB gene encoding tRNA (adenosine(37)-N6)-threonylcarbamoyltransferase complex dimerization subunit type 1 TsaB encodes MSYLGIDTSAAVAVAVVADDGTTRTLVDAAPRRHVEHLAPLVVRALAEAGTDAAELRGVAVGTGPAPFTGLRVGLVTARVLGLARGIPVWGVPSLDALAATAAVALPAGTSLLVVTDARRHEVYWARYVVRDGGADLVAGPDVAAPADVPRVDGEVVVGAGRDGYPDVLGTSPLPEGLGGLVLDPARLVGLALERRDAGADQPVDPLYLRRPDAQPPAARKRVLA; translated from the coding sequence ATGAGCTACCTGGGCATCGACACCTCGGCCGCGGTGGCGGTGGCCGTGGTCGCCGACGACGGCACGACCCGCACGCTGGTCGACGCGGCGCCGCGCCGGCACGTGGAGCACCTGGCACCGCTCGTCGTGCGGGCGCTCGCCGAGGCCGGCACCGACGCGGCGGAGCTGCGCGGCGTCGCCGTCGGCACCGGGCCGGCCCCGTTCACGGGGCTGCGCGTCGGGCTGGTCACGGCCCGTGTGCTGGGCCTCGCGCGCGGCATCCCCGTGTGGGGCGTGCCCAGCCTGGACGCGCTGGCCGCGACCGCAGCCGTGGCGCTGCCCGCCGGGACGTCGCTGCTCGTCGTGACCGACGCGCGCCGGCACGAGGTGTACTGGGCCCGGTACGTCGTGCGCGACGGCGGTGCCGACCTCGTCGCGGGTCCCGACGTGGCGGCGCCCGCCGACGTGCCGCGCGTCGACGGCGAGGTCGTGGTGGGTGCGGGCCGGGACGGCTACCCCGACGTGCTCGGCACCTCCCCGCTGCCCGAGGGGCTCGGCGGCCTCGTGCTCGACCCCGCCCGGCTGGTGGGGCTCGCGCTGGAGCGCCGCGACGCGGGCGCGGACCAGCCCGTCGACCCGCTGTACCTGCGCCGACCCGACGCGCAGCCACCCGCCGCGCGCAAGCGGGTCCTCGCGTGA
- the tsaE gene encoding tRNA (adenosine(37)-N6)-threonylcarbamoyltransferase complex ATPase subunit type 1 TsaE, whose protein sequence is MSAAAEPLVVRLPDADATRAWGRALAPLLRAGDLLVLTGDLGAGKTTLTQGLGAGLGVRGQVASPTFVIAREHPALPRPDGTRGPALVHVDAYRLGSLDEVEALDLEASLDEAVTVVEWGEGWVEGLTDDRLELRLSRPHGGLAADADVQDAAAGERTLTVQGVGARWAGVALPGAPAPTTTEDA, encoded by the coding sequence GTGAGCGCCGCCGCGGAGCCGCTCGTCGTGCGGCTGCCCGACGCCGACGCCACCCGGGCGTGGGGTCGCGCGCTGGCCCCCCTGCTGCGCGCGGGCGACCTGCTCGTGCTCACCGGCGACCTCGGCGCCGGCAAGACGACCCTCACCCAGGGCCTGGGTGCCGGCCTCGGCGTGCGCGGGCAGGTCGCGTCACCCACGTTCGTCATCGCGCGCGAGCACCCGGCGCTCCCGCGGCCCGACGGCACCCGTGGCCCGGCGCTCGTGCACGTCGACGCGTACCGTCTGGGCTCCCTCGACGAGGTCGAGGCGCTCGACCTGGAGGCGTCCCTCGACGAGGCCGTGACGGTCGTGGAGTGGGGCGAGGGGTGGGTCGAGGGCCTGACCGACGACCGGCTCGAGCTGCGGCTCTCGCGCCCCCACGGCGGGCTCGCCGCCGACGCGGACGTGCAGGACGCCGCGGCGGGCGAGCGCACGCTGACGGTGCAGGGCGTGGGCGCACGGTGGGCGGGCGTCGCCCTGCCCGGCGCGCCGGCCCCGACGACGACGGAGGACGCATGA
- a CDS encoding nucleoside/nucleotide kinase family protein codes for MTTPLPAPLAARVDALLGRGGRRLLGIAGAPGAGKSTLAARVAAARPGRVVVVPMDGFHLAQRTLEALGRADRKGAPDTFDADGFVALLHRLREPRPGATVWAPEYRRDLRNPLAGAIGVPADVPLVVVEGNYLLLDAHGFGPVADLLDESWFVAPDDGVRLARLVARHEAFGKTPDAARAWSTGPDEANARLVAAGAARADVVVDPDAPDAVRTGGRTPGR; via the coding sequence GTGACGACCCCGCTGCCCGCGCCGCTCGCCGCCCGGGTCGACGCGCTGCTGGGGCGGGGCGGACGGCGGCTGCTCGGGATTGCCGGCGCGCCCGGGGCCGGCAAGTCCACCCTCGCGGCCCGTGTCGCCGCCGCCCGGCCCGGCCGGGTGGTCGTCGTGCCGATGGACGGCTTCCACCTCGCGCAGCGGACGCTCGAGGCGCTCGGGCGCGCCGACCGCAAGGGCGCCCCCGACACCTTCGACGCCGACGGGTTCGTCGCGCTCCTGCACCGTCTGCGCGAGCCGCGGCCCGGCGCCACCGTGTGGGCGCCGGAGTACCGCCGCGACCTGCGCAACCCGCTCGCCGGGGCGATCGGGGTCCCGGCGGACGTGCCGCTCGTCGTGGTCGAGGGCAACTACCTGCTGCTCGACGCGCACGGGTTCGGTCCCGTCGCCGACCTGCTCGACGAGAGCTGGTTCGTCGCCCCGGACGACGGCGTGCGCCTGGCCCGCCTCGTGGCCCGCCACGAGGCGTTCGGCAAGACCCCCGACGCCGCACGGGCGTGGTCGACGGGCCCCGACGAGGCGAACGCCCGGCTCGTGGCCGCGGGAGCGGCCCGCGCGGACGTCGTGGTCGACCCGGACGCCCCCGACGCCGTGCGCACGGGTGGGCGCACGCCCGGGCGGTGA
- the alr gene encoding alanine racemase has translation MNDFPARVVVDLGAVRQNVRSLAAHAPTAQVMTVVKADAYGHGLVPCALAALEGGATWLGTAQVSEALHLRRAGVTGARVLTWLYAPGAPLREAVEADVDVSVAAPWALDELVAAARAAGRAARVHLKVDTGLSRNGLVPAQLDDVLAAALAAQAEGVLEVVGVWSHLAYADDPGHPSVRAQAAVFTDAVAAVERAGARLEVRHLANSAATLTAPDLHWDLVRPGIAAYGISPVPQVGGPERFGLVPAMTFEARLATVKPVPAGAGVSYGHEYTTPADTVLGVVPVGYADGVPRHASGRAGALGGPLQVGGRRLGVAGRVCMDQVVVDLGAGAREVAGDRVELWGPGTDGAPTAQDWADAAGTIAYELVTRVGARVPREYVDTDAAHGGARAVPSVVAAGVGGDR, from the coding sequence GTGAACGACTTCCCCGCGCGCGTGGTCGTCGACCTCGGCGCCGTCCGTCAGAACGTCAGGTCGCTGGCCGCGCACGCCCCGACCGCCCAGGTCATGACCGTCGTCAAGGCCGACGCGTACGGCCACGGCCTCGTGCCGTGCGCGCTCGCGGCCCTCGAGGGCGGGGCCACGTGGCTCGGCACGGCCCAGGTCTCCGAGGCCCTGCACCTGCGCCGCGCCGGAGTCACCGGTGCGCGCGTGCTGACGTGGCTGTACGCCCCGGGCGCGCCCCTGCGCGAGGCCGTCGAGGCTGACGTGGACGTCTCCGTCGCGGCCCCCTGGGCGCTCGACGAGCTGGTCGCGGCGGCGCGCGCCGCCGGGCGGGCCGCGCGCGTGCACCTGAAGGTCGACACGGGGCTGTCGCGCAACGGCCTGGTCCCCGCGCAGCTCGACGACGTGCTCGCCGCCGCGCTCGCGGCCCAGGCCGAGGGCGTGCTGGAGGTCGTCGGGGTGTGGTCGCACCTGGCCTACGCCGACGACCCCGGCCACCCGTCGGTGCGTGCGCAGGCCGCGGTGTTCACCGACGCGGTCGCGGCCGTCGAGCGCGCCGGGGCCCGCCTCGAGGTCCGGCACCTGGCGAACTCCGCCGCGACCCTCACGGCCCCGGACCTGCACTGGGACCTCGTACGCCCGGGCATCGCGGCCTACGGGATCTCGCCCGTGCCGCAGGTCGGTGGCCCCGAGCGCTTCGGCCTCGTGCCGGCGATGACGTTCGAGGCGCGGCTCGCCACGGTCAAGCCCGTGCCCGCCGGTGCGGGCGTCAGCTACGGGCACGAGTACACGACCCCGGCCGACACGGTGCTGGGCGTCGTCCCCGTGGGCTACGCGGACGGGGTGCCGCGGCACGCGTCCGGACGGGCCGGCGCCCTCGGCGGACCGCTGCAGGTCGGCGGGCGGCGCCTGGGCGTCGCCGGGCGCGTGTGCATGGACCAGGTCGTCGTGGACCTCGGTGCGGGTGCGCGCGAGGTCGCGGGCGACCGCGTCGAGCTGTGGGGCCCCGGCACCGACGGAGCGCCGACCGCGCAGGACTGGGCCGACGCCGCGGGGACGATCGCGTACGAGCTCGTCACCCGCGTCGGGGCCCGTGTGCCGCGCGAGTACGTCGACACGGACGCCGCCCACGGTGGCGCCCGGGCCGTCCCGTCGGTCGTCGCCGCGGGCGTCGGCGGTGACCGGTGA
- a CDS encoding LLM class F420-dependent oxidoreductase gives MRFGLFIPQGWRQDLTGIDAREHWPVMRDLATWADDGDAFESVWVYDHFHAVPEPNGEATHEAWSLISAFAAATSRVRLGQMCTCMAYRNPAYLAKVATTADVISGGRVEMGIGAGWYEHEWRAYGYGFPTAGTRIAMLDEGVQIFEQLWSTGTATFHGEHYQVDGAQLSPLPLQAGGPPLWIAGGGEKKTLRIAAKHARYTNFDGSLEGFAHKSQVLRGHCADVGRDFDEITRSANYNVVVGATQAEVDDRLAWIEQHYAATVPTKAAEVAAQFRDGPLVGTPEQIVERLRALQELGMTYAITYFAEAAYDRSGIELFAREVVPHLR, from the coding sequence ATGCGCTTCGGACTCTTCATCCCCCAGGGCTGGCGGCAGGACCTCACGGGCATCGACGCCCGCGAGCACTGGCCGGTCATGCGTGACCTCGCGACGTGGGCCGACGACGGCGACGCCTTCGAGTCGGTCTGGGTCTACGACCACTTCCACGCCGTCCCCGAGCCCAACGGCGAGGCGACCCACGAGGCGTGGAGCCTGATCAGCGCCTTCGCCGCGGCGACGTCGCGGGTGCGCCTCGGCCAGATGTGCACGTGCATGGCCTACCGCAACCCGGCGTACCTGGCCAAGGTCGCCACCACCGCGGACGTCATCTCCGGCGGCCGCGTCGAGATGGGCATCGGCGCCGGCTGGTACGAGCACGAGTGGCGCGCGTACGGGTACGGCTTCCCGACCGCGGGCACCCGGATCGCGATGCTCGACGAGGGCGTGCAGATCTTCGAGCAGCTGTGGTCCACGGGCACCGCGACGTTCCACGGCGAGCACTACCAGGTGGACGGCGCGCAGCTGTCACCGCTGCCCCTGCAGGCGGGCGGCCCGCCGCTGTGGATCGCCGGCGGCGGCGAGAAGAAGACGCTGCGCATCGCGGCGAAGCACGCGCGCTACACGAACTTCGACGGGTCCCTCGAGGGCTTCGCGCACAAGTCGCAGGTGCTGCGCGGGCACTGCGCGGACGTCGGGCGCGACTTCGACGAGATCACGCGCTCGGCCAACTACAACGTGGTCGTCGGCGCCACGCAGGCCGAGGTGGACGACCGCCTCGCGTGGATCGAGCAGCACTACGCCGCGACCGTGCCCACGAAGGCCGCCGAGGTCGCGGCGCAGTTCCGTGACGGCCCCCTGGTCGGCACGCCCGAGCAGATCGTCGAACGGCTCCGCGCCCTGCAGGAGCTCGGCATGACGTACGCGATCACGTACTTCGCGGAGGCCGCGTACGACCGTTCCGGCATCGAGCTGTTCGCGCGCGAGGTCGTGCCACACCTGCGCTGA
- a CDS encoding bifunctional ADP-dependent NAD(P)H-hydrate dehydratase/NAD(P)H-hydrate epimerase, with the protein MLLTWDAAAVRAAEEPLLRDGVPLMTRAATGLAHHVARLLRRARGAVRGAHVVLLVGGGNNGGDTLHAGALLARRGVRVTALTTVADPHAEGLAAVRTAGGRVLPVPDGDLPAPVRDALGAADVVLDGLLGLGARGGGVRGPGAGLVAALADLRGHAGPGPLVVAVDLPSGVGVDDGTCAGPVPVADVTVTFGVPQPAHVLPPAAAAVGHLVVVDIGLDLAGPPAVARLEAADVVDLWPVPPASGHKYVRGVVGVVAGSAAYPGAAVLATSGALRAGVGMVRYLGDAPVVAAHPEVVAGPGRVQAWVVGPGVGPDDDVQRSRARDAVARAASHGEPVVVDAGALDVLPPRVPPHVVLTPHAGELATLLTARGAAVSRADVEASPWEHARRAHEVTGATVLLKGPVTVVVGPHGAAYAQADGPPWLATAGAGDVLAGVLGAVLAGRAADAAADPTLPAALAALAALVHGRAAHAANPGGPVTASAVADAVPATVAALLGGAAR; encoded by the coding sequence GTGCTGCTGACCTGGGACGCCGCGGCCGTGCGCGCCGCCGAGGAGCCGCTGCTGCGCGACGGCGTGCCCCTGATGACCCGTGCGGCGACGGGGCTCGCGCACCACGTGGCCCGCCTGCTGCGCCGTGCGCGCGGTGCCGTGCGCGGTGCGCACGTGGTGCTGCTCGTCGGCGGGGGGAACAACGGCGGCGACACGCTGCACGCCGGGGCGCTCCTCGCGCGCCGCGGGGTGCGCGTGACGGCGCTGACGACCGTCGCGGACCCCCACGCCGAGGGGCTCGCCGCGGTGCGGACCGCCGGCGGGCGCGTGCTGCCGGTGCCGGACGGCGACCTCCCCGCGCCCGTGCGCGACGCGCTCGGCGCCGCGGACGTCGTGCTCGACGGCCTCCTCGGGCTGGGCGCCCGCGGCGGGGGCGTGCGCGGGCCCGGGGCGGGGCTCGTGGCCGCGCTCGCGGACCTGCGGGGCCACGCGGGCCCCGGCCCGCTCGTCGTCGCGGTGGACCTGCCCTCGGGCGTCGGCGTGGACGACGGCACCTGCGCGGGTCCGGTACCCGTCGCCGACGTGACCGTGACGTTCGGGGTGCCGCAGCCCGCGCACGTGCTGCCCCCGGCGGCCGCGGCGGTCGGCCACCTCGTCGTCGTCGACATCGGGCTCGACCTGGCCGGCCCGCCCGCCGTCGCCCGGCTCGAGGCCGCCGACGTCGTCGACCTGTGGCCCGTCCCGCCGGCGTCCGGGCACAAGTACGTGCGCGGCGTCGTCGGCGTCGTCGCCGGCTCGGCCGCGTACCCCGGGGCCGCGGTCCTGGCGACGTCGGGCGCGCTGCGCGCGGGCGTCGGGATGGTCCGGTACCTCGGCGACGCGCCCGTCGTGGCCGCGCACCCCGAGGTCGTCGCGGGCCCCGGGCGCGTGCAGGCGTGGGTGGTGGGCCCGGGCGTGGGACCGGACGACGACGTGCAGCGCTCCCGGGCCCGGGACGCCGTGGCACGCGCCGCGTCGCACGGCGAGCCGGTCGTGGTCGACGCCGGTGCCCTCGACGTGCTGCCCCCGCGCGTCCCGCCGCACGTGGTGCTGACCCCGCACGCCGGCGAGCTCGCCACGCTCCTCACCGCCCGCGGCGCAGCGGTGTCCCGCGCCGACGTGGAGGCGTCGCCCTGGGAGCACGCGCGGCGTGCCCACGAGGTCACGGGCGCGACCGTGCTGCTCAAGGGGCCTGTGACGGTCGTCGTCGGCCCGCACGGTGCGGCCTACGCCCAGGCCGACGGCCCGCCGTGGCTGGCCACGGCAGGTGCCGGCGACGTCCTCGCCGGCGTGCTGGGCGCCGTCCTCGCGGGACGTGCGGCCGACGCCGCGGCCGACCCGACGCTGCCCGCCGCGCTCGCCGCCCTGGCCGCGCTCGTGCACGGGCGGGCGGCGCACGCGGCCAACCCCGGCGGGCCCGTCACGGCGTCCGCCGTCGCCGACGCGGTCCCGGCGACCGTCGCGGCGCTGCTCGGCGGGGCGGCGCGGTGA
- a CDS encoding holo-ACP synthase: MIVGVGIDVVDVARFVATLERAPGLRERLFTPAERDMPATSLAARFAAKEAIAKALGAPPGMSWQDATVRRVAGAQPVVEVTGTVRARADALGVDRFHLSISHDAGIASAMVVAERDA, from the coding sequence GTGATCGTCGGGGTCGGCATCGACGTCGTCGACGTCGCCCGGTTCGTCGCGACGCTGGAGCGGGCCCCCGGGCTGCGCGAGCGCCTGTTCACGCCCGCCGAGCGGGACATGCCCGCGACGTCGCTGGCCGCCCGGTTCGCGGCCAAGGAGGCGATCGCCAAGGCGCTCGGCGCGCCGCCCGGCATGAGCTGGCAGGACGCGACCGTCCGCCGGGTCGCGGGCGCGCAGCCGGTCGTCGAGGTCACGGGCACCGTCCGGGCCCGGGCCGACGCGCTGGGGGTGGACCGGTTCCACCTGTCGATCTCCCACGACGCGGGCATCGCGTCCGCGATGGTCGTCGCCGAGCGCGACGCCTGA
- the glmS gene encoding glutamine--fructose-6-phosphate transaminase (isomerizing) yields the protein MCGIVGYVGDQLPSARPLEVVLEGLRRLEYRGYDSAGVALVAPGSELATAKKAGKLVNLVDELEARPLPAATAAIGHTRWATHGGPTDANAHPHVSGDVAVIHNGIVENFALLKAELVADGVTFASETDTEVVAHLVARAYDATKDLTDALTQVARRLEGTFTLLAVHAALPDTVVGARHDSPLVVGLGEGENFLGSDVSAFIASTREALELGQDQVVTITPTSVTVTGFDGEPAHARRFTVDWDAKAAEKGGFRSFMDKEIHDQPQAVADTLLGRTDTTGRLVLDEMRIDESVLRSVDKIVVVACGTAAYAGHVAKYAIEHWCRIPVEVELAHEFRYRDPVVDDRTLVVAVSQSGETMDTLMAVRHAKEQGATTLAIVNTHGSTIPRESDAALYTHAGPEIAVASTKAFLSQITAAYLLGLYLAQLRGNKFPDEISAIMAELRQMPEKIQQVLDRADRVREIARWMADTQSVLFLGRHVGYPVAMEGALKLKELAYIHAEGFAAGELKHGPIALIEPGQPVFVVVPSPRGRDSLHSKIVSNIQEIRARGARTLVIAEDGDEAVVPYADEVFSVPQSSTLLAPLLTVVPLQVFAAELATAKGLDVDQPRNLAKSVTVE from the coding sequence ATGTGTGGGATCGTCGGATACGTCGGGGACCAGCTGCCCAGCGCTCGCCCGCTCGAGGTCGTGCTCGAAGGGCTGCGGCGCCTCGAGTACCGCGGCTACGACTCGGCGGGCGTGGCGCTCGTCGCCCCCGGCAGCGAGCTCGCGACCGCGAAGAAGGCCGGCAAGCTCGTCAACCTCGTCGACGAGCTCGAGGCCCGGCCCCTGCCCGCGGCGACGGCCGCGATCGGGCACACCCGGTGGGCGACGCACGGCGGCCCGACCGACGCGAACGCCCACCCGCACGTGTCGGGCGACGTGGCGGTCATCCACAACGGCATCGTCGAGAACTTCGCGCTGCTCAAGGCCGAGCTCGTCGCGGACGGCGTGACGTTCGCGTCCGAGACCGACACCGAGGTCGTGGCGCACCTCGTCGCCCGCGCCTACGACGCGACCAAGGACCTCACGGACGCGCTCACCCAGGTCGCGCGGCGCCTCGAGGGCACGTTCACGCTGCTGGCCGTCCACGCGGCGCTGCCCGACACCGTCGTCGGCGCGCGGCACGACTCCCCGCTCGTCGTCGGGCTCGGCGAGGGCGAGAACTTCCTCGGGTCGGACGTGTCGGCGTTCATCGCCTCGACGCGCGAGGCCCTCGAGCTCGGCCAGGACCAGGTCGTGACGATCACGCCGACCTCGGTGACCGTGACGGGCTTCGACGGCGAGCCCGCGCACGCGCGCCGCTTCACGGTCGACTGGGACGCGAAGGCCGCCGAGAAGGGTGGCTTCCGCTCGTTCATGGACAAGGAGATCCACGACCAGCCGCAGGCGGTCGCGGACACCCTCCTGGGCCGCACCGACACCACGGGCCGCCTGGTGCTCGACGAGATGCGCATCGACGAGTCGGTGCTGCGCTCCGTCGACAAGATCGTCGTGGTCGCGTGCGGCACGGCCGCCTACGCGGGGCACGTCGCGAAGTACGCCATCGAGCACTGGTGCCGCATCCCCGTCGAGGTCGAGCTCGCGCACGAGTTCCGCTACCGCGACCCCGTCGTCGACGACCGCACGCTCGTCGTCGCGGTCTCGCAGTCGGGCGAGACGATGGACACCCTCATGGCGGTGCGTCACGCCAAGGAGCAGGGCGCCACGACCCTCGCGATCGTCAACACCCACGGGTCGACGATCCCGCGCGAGTCCGACGCGGCGCTGTACACGCACGCGGGGCCGGAGATCGCCGTCGCGTCGACGAAGGCGTTCCTCTCCCAGATCACGGCCGCCTACCTGCTGGGCCTGTACCTGGCGCAGCTGCGCGGCAACAAGTTCCCCGACGAGATCAGCGCGATCATGGCCGAGCTGCGCCAGATGCCGGAGAAGATCCAGCAGGTGCTCGACCGCGCGGACCGCGTGCGCGAGATCGCCCGGTGGATGGCCGACACGCAGTCGGTGCTGTTCCTCGGCCGGCACGTCGGGTACCCCGTGGCGATGGAGGGCGCGCTCAAGCTCAAGGAGCTGGCGTACATCCACGCCGAGGGCTTCGCGGCGGGCGAGCTCAAGCACGGGCCGATCGCCCTCATCGAGCCCGGGCAGCCGGTGTTCGTCGTGGTGCCGTCCCCGCGCGGACGGGACTCGCTGCACTCGAAGATCGTCTCGAACATCCAGGAGATCCGGGCCCGCGGCGCCCGCACCCTCGTGATCGCCGAGGACGGCGACGAGGCCGTCGTGCCGTACGCCGACGAGGTGTTCTCGGTGCCGCAGTCCTCGACGCTGCTCGCGCCGCTGCTGACCGTGGTCCCGCTGCAGGTGTTCGCGGCCGAGCTGGCGACCGCGAAGGGCCTGGACGTCGACCAGCCGCGCAACCTGGCCAAGTCCGTCACGGTCGAGTGA
- a CDS encoding DedA family protein: MVEDWALQLAGSPWVLVVLLALTTVDGFFPPVPSESVVIALASLSVSTGAPALWPVVAVAAVGAFLGDQVAYQIGSAVDLRRLRLFRGRRGRRVLDWAEHALTHRGASFIIAARYIPIGRVAVNMTAGSLGFRRRRFVLLTGIAAVTWALYSTAIGIGAGHVLQERPLLGVVVGVVGGLLLGVVVDWVLRRLLGLPPQALVGRGDAVVVAGPRGAATVGAERDTTAA, from the coding sequence ATGGTCGAGGACTGGGCACTGCAGCTGGCGGGGTCGCCCTGGGTCCTCGTGGTGCTGCTCGCGCTCACGACGGTCGACGGGTTCTTCCCGCCGGTCCCCAGCGAGTCCGTGGTGATCGCGCTCGCCTCGCTGTCCGTCTCGACGGGTGCTCCCGCCCTCTGGCCGGTCGTGGCGGTGGCCGCCGTGGGAGCGTTCCTCGGCGACCAGGTGGCGTACCAGATCGGCTCGGCGGTGGACCTGCGGCGCCTGCGCCTGTTCCGGGGGCGGCGCGGCCGCCGGGTGCTCGACTGGGCCGAGCACGCGCTGACCCACCGGGGCGCGTCGTTCATCATCGCCGCGCGGTACATCCCGATCGGGCGCGTCGCGGTGAACATGACCGCCGGGTCGCTCGGCTTCCGGCGGCGCCGGTTCGTGCTGCTCACGGGCATCGCCGCCGTCACGTGGGCGCTCTACTCGACGGCGATCGGCATCGGTGCCGGGCACGTGCTGCAGGAGCGCCCGCTGCTCGGCGTCGTGGTCGGCGTGGTCGGCGGGCTCCTGCTCGGCGTGGTGGTCGACTGGGTGCTGCGCCGCCTCCTCGGGCTGCCGCCGCAGGCGCTGGTCGGGCGCGGGGACGCCGTCGTCGTCGCCGGGCCCCGGGGTGCCGCCACGGTCGGCGCCGAGCGGGACACGACCGCCGCCTGA